In a genomic window of Lycium ferocissimum isolate CSIRO_LF1 chromosome 9, AGI_CSIRO_Lferr_CH_V1, whole genome shotgun sequence:
- the LOC132032088 gene encoding agamous-like MADS-box protein AGL80: protein MNLKGVRTSSNLDPSSKKAVIEKRLESLSKQANELSILCGIEIGLIVFAPGENNPYTWPSSAKAKDIVREYLACPEDKRLNNLFNHEKHLQLAVNAREDYINKIEQMVEEMEMENLFNQLVEGAKAFNELGVREINGLKKLFAVKRIKLEERKKTLNEDVEKEIGSNEKIV, encoded by the coding sequence atgaatcTGAAAGGGGTTAGGACCAGTAGTAATCTCGATCCAAGTTCAAAAAAGGCCGTCATAGAAAAAAGATTAGAATCACTAAGTAAGCAGGCAAATGAATTATCTATTCTATGTGGTATAGAAATCGGTCTAATTGTTTTTGCTCCTGGAGAAAACAATCCCTATACTTGGCCCTCTTCAGCCAAGGCTAAAGATATAGTCAGGGAATATTTAGCTTGCCCCGAGGATAAAAGGTTGAATAATTTGTTCAATCATGAAAAGCACCTTCAATTAGCGGTGAATGCTCgggaagattatattaataaaatagagCAAATGGTTGAGGAAATGGAAATGGAGAACCTCTTCAACCAACTTGTTGAGGGAGCAAAAGCATTTAATGAACTTGGTGTTAGAGAAATTAATGGTTTGAAAAAGTTATTTGCTGTTAAGAGGATCAAACTTGAGGAAAGGAAGAAAACACTTAATGAAGATGTTGAAAAAGAAATTGGTTCTAATGAAAAAATTGTTTGA
- the LOC132032089 gene encoding agamous-like MADS-box protein AGL80 produces MNLKGVRTSSNLDPSSKKAIIEKRLESLRKQANELSILCGIEIGLIVFAPGENNPYTWPSSAKAKDIVREYLACPEDKRLNNLFNHEKHLQLAVNAREDYINKIEQMVEEMEMENLFNQLVEGAKAFNELGVREINGLKKLFAVKRIKLEERKKTLNEDVEKEIGSNEKIVGEETDGHP; encoded by the coding sequence atgaatcTGAAAGGGGTTAGGACCAGTAGTAATCTCGATCCAAGTTCAAAAAAGGCCATCATAGAAAAAAGATTAGAATCACTACGTAAGCAGGCAAATGAATTATCTATTCTATGTGGTATAGAAATCGGTCTAATTGTTTTTGCTCCTGGAGAAAACAATCCCTATACTTGGCCCTCTTCAGCCAAGGCTAAAGATATAGTCAGGGAATATTTAGCTTGCCCCGAGGATAAAAGGTTGAATAATTTGTTCAATCATGAAAAGCACCTTCAATTAGCGGTGAATGCTCgggaagattatattaataaaatagagCAAATGGTTGAGGAAATGGAAATGGAGAACCTCTTCAACCAACTTGTTGAGGGAGCAAAAGCATTTAATGAACTTGGTGTTAGAGAAATTAATGGTTTGAAAAAGCTATTTGCTGTTAAGAGGATCAAACTTGAGGAAAGGAAGAAAACACTTAATGAAGATGTTGAAAAAGAAATTGGTTCTAATGAAAAAATTGTTGGAGAAGAGACTGATGGGCATCCTTAG